The following is a genomic window from Candidatus Vondammii sp. HM_W22.
CTGATGAGTTGTCCATGCGCATATCCAGCGGACCATCCTTCAGAAAGCTGAAACCACGCTCAGGCCTGTCCAGCTGCGGGGAGGAGACACCCAAATCCAGCAGGATGCCATTCACCTGTCCGAATAAACCCTTCTGCTCTATGAACTGCTCCAGCATGGCGAAAGAACCCTGTTCAATCTCAAAACGGGCGTCATCGCCAAATAGGGCATTTCCATGAGCAACAGCATCGGGATCCTTATCTATCGCCAGCAGACGCCCTTCGGCTCCCAGTCGATCCAACAGCTCTCCACTATGACCACCACGACCAAAAGTGCCATCCACATAAACACCTGTCTCAGAAATAGCCAGAGCCTCCAGTGCTTCATTGAAAAGCACCGGATGATGTTCACTGAAATCACCCATAGCTATAGTGAGAGGGATTCCAGATCTGCAGGCAAATCCAGCTGATCGAAATCCATATTTTCCAAACCGGCATCACGCTGTTCATTCCAGCGATCTTCGTTCCAGAGCTCAAACTTATTTCCCTGTCCAACCAGCATTACCTGCTTTTCCAAACTGGCAAATTCGCGTAATGTTGACGGCAACAACAGCCGTCCCTGACCATCCATGTCAACATCGGCAGCATGGCCAACCAGCAGACGCTGCAGGTTACGCGCGGCTTTATTGAGGGAGGGAAGTTTCATCAGTTTTCGTTCTATCTCCTGCCAGTCAGGCAGCGGATAGAGCAACAAACAGCGATCCTGATCTATGGTTATTATTAATCGAGAAGCACAACACTCACGCAGCCGCTCTCGATACCGCATCGGCATCGCAAGACGCCCTTTGGCATCCAGATTAAGCTTGTTGGCACCTCGAAACAAAAAAATACCCCTGTGGATTTATTTTTCCCGAAAAACCCACCTTTCCCCACTTTTCCCCATAATAAGTACAGTAATCAACTCTTGTCAAGGCAACTTCCCTACAAAAGCAGGAAAAGTCCCTTTAAAGACAGAGGGTTACAACAGAAATCAGAGAGCATACAGGAACAATAAAACGCGAAAAAACAGATGAATAAATAGCAGAGTTAAAGTGAATTATTAGGAAATAAAGAGGGGGATTGCAGGGCAAATGCGCAATTCTTAATAACGCCAATCAGATTAGTTTGCTATGCCACAGAATTACATTGTGTGACTTTCAACGGCTCACCGCGACTGTTTATGTAAATACGACCGTACGACTCCAGTTCAGCGGAAGCGGAAGTTCATCTGAGTCTAAATCAGACAACCGAGCTCAGCCAATTGCGGACATCAAGATAAGCCCTATGTAATCACCATATAGTCTGTTAATCTCTACAATTATTAAGGAATATGATTCTGTAGCAGAATGCTGCTCTTCTGAACTCCATCCTTCCGAATGCCAAATGAGAATCGCTACGGAAGCGGTATCTCACGATTTTAGCGCTGACGGCATAACACGAAAATGGGTGTCGGCAATATAATCATCTGTTAGAACCATCAGAAAAAACGCTCAGCAGAATGGCAACCAATAAGAACCAACACTTTGTTCCGCGATGCCACTTGCGACCGTTCACATTGGGATCTGAAGATGCAGCTATCAACCTATTCAACCTTAAGATTGCAAGAAATTAATCCAGAATGCGCCGGTTAAGAATCAGTGCTCCAAGGATTATTTCTACGGCAAGAATGAGCGGCTTGAAAAAGCTATTCAACTGATTGAGTCAGGTTACAGTCAGGCCCTGCGTGATCTCATCCAGAACAACCGCACCCTCACCGAGAGCAATAAAATAGTATTCAAGACATTCTGGCTATTTCAACATCTTCGGACAGAAACTGCTGCCATGCGCACCGTCCAAATGGTTGAAACAATCAGAACTCTTACAGATCTTCCGCCTGGAAAATTTACCTTCGGAATCAAGGAAGCCGTGCAAATGGCATGCATGACATTTGCAGAATCAATGCATGAGATTGACGATCTCAAGTTCTGCATCATCAAGAATAAGACCAAAGTCCCATTCATAACATCTGACAACCCTGCGGTATTAACGAACAAGTGGCGACTTGGCAAAGACAGAGCTCCTGG
Proteins encoded in this region:
- the mraZ gene encoding division/cell wall cluster transcriptional repressor MraZ; amino-acid sequence: MFRGANKLNLDAKGRLAMPMRYRERLRECCASRLIITIDQDRCLLLYPLPDWQEIERKLMKLPSLNKAARNLQRLLVGHAADVDMDGQGRLLLPSTLREFASLEKQVMLVGQGNKFELWNEDRWNEQRDAGLENMDFDQLDLPADLESLSL